A region of Takifugu rubripes chromosome 6, fTakRub1.2, whole genome shotgun sequence DNA encodes the following proteins:
- the ash2l gene encoding set1/Ash2 histone methyltransferase complex subunit ASH2 isoform X2, with product MGDVTLGSPQSFEAHQQFYEAECRAEMASEGEAGSAAATEAEPGEGDAAFGELPTSMDTESSNGKEGVETTAEGSEAADTLTGSGDEDNGRQLGEVELQCALCMKWFTADTFGIDTATCLPFMTNYVFHCNICHHSGNTYFLRKQANLKEMCLTALANLTWRSRTHDEHPKTMFSKDKDIIPFIDKYWECMTTRQRPGKVTWPNNIVKTMSKERDVFLVKERPDPGSKDPEEEYPKFGLLDQDLGTIGPSYDTQKQTTAAPTAGGLNGALAPGPGKGRGAKRKQQQQQEGSAAGATKRTRSDPLFSAQRLPPHGYPLEHPFNKDGYRYILAEPDPHAPDPEKLELDCWAGKPIPGDLYRACLYERVLLALHDRAPQLKISDDRLTVTGEKGYSMVRASHGVRKGAWFFEVTVDDMPPDTAARLGWSQPLGNLQAPLGYDKFSYSWRSKKGTKFHQSMGKHYSSGYSQGDTLGFFIELPDATETARSLPDTYKDKALIKFKSYLYFEEKDYVDKAEKNLKAVSPSKMIFFKNGISQGIAFENLFEGLYFPAISLYKSCTVSVNFGPHFKHPPKDLKYQPMSDMGWGAVIEHTLADMLYHVETDVDGRRSPPWEG from the exons ATGGGAGATGTTACGCTG GGTTCACCACAAAGCTTTGAAGCCCACCAACAATTTTATGAAGCAGAATGCAGAGCTGAG ATGGCGTCTGAAGGAGAGGCGGGCAGTGCAGCTGCAACCGAAGCGGAGCCCGGAGAAGG AGATGCTGCATTTGGGGAACTACCCACCAGCATGGACACCGAATCATCAAATGGCAAAGAAGGAGTG GAGACGACTGCTGAAGGCTCCGAGGCTGCTGACACTCTGACTGGATCTGGTGATGAAGACAATGGGAGACAGCTTGGAGAGGTGGAGTTGCAATGTGCTCTGTGCATGAAGTGGTTCACTGCAGACACGTTTGGCATTGACACTGC GACTTGTCTGCCCTTCATGACTAATTATGTGTTTCACTGCAACATCTGCCACCACAGTGGCAACACATACTTCCTTAGAAAACAAGCAA ACTTGAAGGAGATGTGCCTCACAGCCCTGGCAAACCTCACATGGAGGTCAAGAACTCATGATGAACACCCAAAGACGATGTTCTCTAAAGATAAG GATATCATACCATTCATCGACAAGTACTGGGAGTGTATGACAACTCGTCAGAGGCCAGGAAAGGTCACTTGGCCCAACAACATTGTAAAAACAATG AGTAAAGAGCGTGATGTTTTTCTGGTGAAAGAACGACCTGATCCTGGAAGTAAAGACCCAGAGGAGGAATACCCCAAGTTTGGCCTTTTGGATCAG GACCTGGGAACCATTGGACCCTCATatgacacacagaaacaaacaactGCTGCACCCACTGCTGGGGGACTGAATG GTGCGTTGGCTCCTGGTCCAGGAAAGGGAAGAGGGGCCAAacgtaaacagcagcagcagcaagagggTAGTGCTGCAGGAGCCACTAAAAGAACCAGAAG TGACCCGCTGTTTTCTGCCCAGCGcttgcctcctcatggttatcCTCTAGAGCATCCCTTCAATAAAGACGGCTACCGTTACATCCTGGCGGAACCAGATCCTCATGCTCCAGACCCCGAGAAGCTGGAACTAGACTGCTGGGCTGGGAAACCCATCCCTGGGGACCTGTACAGGGCCTGCTTGTACGAGAGAGTACTGCTGGCCTTACATGACAGAG CACCTCAGCTGAAGATCTCTGACGACCGTCTGACAGTGACTGGTGAGAAGGGTTATTCCATGGTGCGGGCGTCCCACGGTGTACGGAAGGGGGCTTGGTTCTTTGAAGTTACTGTTGATGACATGCCTCCAGACACTGCAGCCAGGCTTGGCTGGTCTCAACCACTGG GTAACCTGCAGGCACCGCTTGGCTATGACAAATTCAGCTACTCATGGCGTAGCAAGAAAGGCACCAAGTTCCATCAGTCAATGGGGAAACATTACTCCTCAGGCTACAGTCAAGGAGACACTCTGGGCTTTTTCATAGAGCTACCTGACGCTACAGAAACGGCCCGGTCGCTTCCTGATACATACAAGGATAAG GCTCTAATTAAGTTCAAAAGCTACTTGTACTTTGAAGAAAAGGACTATGTagacaaagcagagaaaaatcTGAAGGCGGTGAGCCCCAGCAAG ATGATattctttaaaaatggaataaGTCAAGGCATTGCCTTTGAGAACCTGTTTGAAGGCCTCTACTTTCCTGCAATCTCCCTTTACAAGAGCTGCACA GTATCTGTCAATTTTGGGCCACATTTTAAGCATCCCCCGAAGGACCTAAAGTACCAGCCG ATGAGTGACATGGGCTGGGGAGCCGTCATCGAGCACACACTGGCCGACATGCTGTACCACGTGGAGACAGACGTGGACGGAAGACGAAGCCCTCCGTGGGAAGGGTAA
- the ash2l gene encoding set1/Ash2 histone methyltransferase complex subunit ASH2 isoform X1, protein MGDVTLGSPQSFEAHQQFYEAECRAEMASEGEAGSAAATEAEPGEGDAAFGELPTSMDTESSNGKEGVETTAEGSEAADTLTGSGDEDNGRQLGEVELQCALCMKWFTADTFGIDTATCLPFMTNYVFHCNICHHSGNTYFLRKQANLKEMCLTALANLTWRSRTHDEHPKTMFSKDKDIIPFIDKYWECMTTRQRPGKVTWPNNIVKTMSKERDVFLVKERPDPGSKDPEEEYPKFGLLDQDLGTIGPSYDTQKQTTAAPTAGGLNGGSLFSGALAPGPGKGRGAKRKQQQQQEGSAAGATKRTRSDPLFSAQRLPPHGYPLEHPFNKDGYRYILAEPDPHAPDPEKLELDCWAGKPIPGDLYRACLYERVLLALHDRAPQLKISDDRLTVTGEKGYSMVRASHGVRKGAWFFEVTVDDMPPDTAARLGWSQPLGNLQAPLGYDKFSYSWRSKKGTKFHQSMGKHYSSGYSQGDTLGFFIELPDATETARSLPDTYKDKALIKFKSYLYFEEKDYVDKAEKNLKAVSPSKMIFFKNGISQGIAFENLFEGLYFPAISLYKSCTVSVNFGPHFKHPPKDLKYQPMSDMGWGAVIEHTLADMLYHVETDVDGRRSPPWEG, encoded by the exons ATGGGAGATGTTACGCTG GGTTCACCACAAAGCTTTGAAGCCCACCAACAATTTTATGAAGCAGAATGCAGAGCTGAG ATGGCGTCTGAAGGAGAGGCGGGCAGTGCAGCTGCAACCGAAGCGGAGCCCGGAGAAGG AGATGCTGCATTTGGGGAACTACCCACCAGCATGGACACCGAATCATCAAATGGCAAAGAAGGAGTG GAGACGACTGCTGAAGGCTCCGAGGCTGCTGACACTCTGACTGGATCTGGTGATGAAGACAATGGGAGACAGCTTGGAGAGGTGGAGTTGCAATGTGCTCTGTGCATGAAGTGGTTCACTGCAGACACGTTTGGCATTGACACTGC GACTTGTCTGCCCTTCATGACTAATTATGTGTTTCACTGCAACATCTGCCACCACAGTGGCAACACATACTTCCTTAGAAAACAAGCAA ACTTGAAGGAGATGTGCCTCACAGCCCTGGCAAACCTCACATGGAGGTCAAGAACTCATGATGAACACCCAAAGACGATGTTCTCTAAAGATAAG GATATCATACCATTCATCGACAAGTACTGGGAGTGTATGACAACTCGTCAGAGGCCAGGAAAGGTCACTTGGCCCAACAACATTGTAAAAACAATG AGTAAAGAGCGTGATGTTTTTCTGGTGAAAGAACGACCTGATCCTGGAAGTAAAGACCCAGAGGAGGAATACCCCAAGTTTGGCCTTTTGGATCAG GACCTGGGAACCATTGGACCCTCATatgacacacagaaacaaacaactGCTGCACCCACTGCTGGGGGACTGAATG GTGGATCTCTTTTCTCAG GTGCGTTGGCTCCTGGTCCAGGAAAGGGAAGAGGGGCCAAacgtaaacagcagcagcagcaagagggTAGTGCTGCAGGAGCCACTAAAAGAACCAGAAG TGACCCGCTGTTTTCTGCCCAGCGcttgcctcctcatggttatcCTCTAGAGCATCCCTTCAATAAAGACGGCTACCGTTACATCCTGGCGGAACCAGATCCTCATGCTCCAGACCCCGAGAAGCTGGAACTAGACTGCTGGGCTGGGAAACCCATCCCTGGGGACCTGTACAGGGCCTGCTTGTACGAGAGAGTACTGCTGGCCTTACATGACAGAG CACCTCAGCTGAAGATCTCTGACGACCGTCTGACAGTGACTGGTGAGAAGGGTTATTCCATGGTGCGGGCGTCCCACGGTGTACGGAAGGGGGCTTGGTTCTTTGAAGTTACTGTTGATGACATGCCTCCAGACACTGCAGCCAGGCTTGGCTGGTCTCAACCACTGG GTAACCTGCAGGCACCGCTTGGCTATGACAAATTCAGCTACTCATGGCGTAGCAAGAAAGGCACCAAGTTCCATCAGTCAATGGGGAAACATTACTCCTCAGGCTACAGTCAAGGAGACACTCTGGGCTTTTTCATAGAGCTACCTGACGCTACAGAAACGGCCCGGTCGCTTCCTGATACATACAAGGATAAG GCTCTAATTAAGTTCAAAAGCTACTTGTACTTTGAAGAAAAGGACTATGTagacaaagcagagaaaaatcTGAAGGCGGTGAGCCCCAGCAAG ATGATattctttaaaaatggaataaGTCAAGGCATTGCCTTTGAGAACCTGTTTGAAGGCCTCTACTTTCCTGCAATCTCCCTTTACAAGAGCTGCACA GTATCTGTCAATTTTGGGCCACATTTTAAGCATCCCCCGAAGGACCTAAAGTACCAGCCG ATGAGTGACATGGGCTGGGGAGCCGTCATCGAGCACACACTGGCCGACATGCTGTACCACGTGGAGACAGACGTGGACGGAAGACGAAGCCCTCCGTGGGAAGGGTAA
- the ash2l gene encoding set1/Ash2 histone methyltransferase complex subunit ASH2 isoform X3, with the protein MESLKAKFATFLFLDPPPPFPQGSPQSFEAHQQFYEAECRAEMASEGEAGSAAATEAEPGEGDAAFGELPTSMDTESSNGKEGVETTAEGSEAADTLTGSGDEDNGRQLGEVELQCALCMKWFTADTFGIDTATCLPFMTNYVFHCNICHHSGNTYFLRKQANLKEMCLTALANLTWRSRTHDEHPKTMFSKDKDIIPFIDKYWECMTTRQRPGKVTWPNNIVKTMSKERDVFLVKERPDPGSKDPEEEYPKFGLLDQDLGTIGPSYDTQKQTTAAPTAGGLNGGSLFSGALAPGPGKGRGAKRKQQQQQEGSAAGATKRTRSDPLFSAQRLPPHGYPLEHPFNKDGYRYILAEPDPHAPDPEKLELDCWAGKPIPGDLYRACLYERVLLALHDRAPQLKISDDRLTVTGEKGYSMVRASHGVRKGAWFFEVTVDDMPPDTAARLGWSQPLGNLQAPLGYDKFSYSWRSKKGTKFHQSMGKHYSSGYSQGDTLGFFIELPDATETARSLPDTYKDKALIKFKSYLYFEEKDYVDKAEKNLKAVSPSKMIFFKNGISQGIAFENLFEGLYFPAISLYKSCTVSVNFGPHFKHPPKDLKYQPMSDMGWGAVIEHTLADMLYHVETDVDGRRSPPWEG; encoded by the exons ATGGAGTCGTTAAAAGCTAAGTTTGCCACTTTTCTCTTCCttgaccccccaccaccctttcCCCAGGGTTCACCACAAAGCTTTGAAGCCCACCAACAATTTTATGAAGCAGAATGCAGAGCTGAG ATGGCGTCTGAAGGAGAGGCGGGCAGTGCAGCTGCAACCGAAGCGGAGCCCGGAGAAGG AGATGCTGCATTTGGGGAACTACCCACCAGCATGGACACCGAATCATCAAATGGCAAAGAAGGAGTG GAGACGACTGCTGAAGGCTCCGAGGCTGCTGACACTCTGACTGGATCTGGTGATGAAGACAATGGGAGACAGCTTGGAGAGGTGGAGTTGCAATGTGCTCTGTGCATGAAGTGGTTCACTGCAGACACGTTTGGCATTGACACTGC GACTTGTCTGCCCTTCATGACTAATTATGTGTTTCACTGCAACATCTGCCACCACAGTGGCAACACATACTTCCTTAGAAAACAAGCAA ACTTGAAGGAGATGTGCCTCACAGCCCTGGCAAACCTCACATGGAGGTCAAGAACTCATGATGAACACCCAAAGACGATGTTCTCTAAAGATAAG GATATCATACCATTCATCGACAAGTACTGGGAGTGTATGACAACTCGTCAGAGGCCAGGAAAGGTCACTTGGCCCAACAACATTGTAAAAACAATG AGTAAAGAGCGTGATGTTTTTCTGGTGAAAGAACGACCTGATCCTGGAAGTAAAGACCCAGAGGAGGAATACCCCAAGTTTGGCCTTTTGGATCAG GACCTGGGAACCATTGGACCCTCATatgacacacagaaacaaacaactGCTGCACCCACTGCTGGGGGACTGAATG GTGGATCTCTTTTCTCAG GTGCGTTGGCTCCTGGTCCAGGAAAGGGAAGAGGGGCCAAacgtaaacagcagcagcagcaagagggTAGTGCTGCAGGAGCCACTAAAAGAACCAGAAG TGACCCGCTGTTTTCTGCCCAGCGcttgcctcctcatggttatcCTCTAGAGCATCCCTTCAATAAAGACGGCTACCGTTACATCCTGGCGGAACCAGATCCTCATGCTCCAGACCCCGAGAAGCTGGAACTAGACTGCTGGGCTGGGAAACCCATCCCTGGGGACCTGTACAGGGCCTGCTTGTACGAGAGAGTACTGCTGGCCTTACATGACAGAG CACCTCAGCTGAAGATCTCTGACGACCGTCTGACAGTGACTGGTGAGAAGGGTTATTCCATGGTGCGGGCGTCCCACGGTGTACGGAAGGGGGCTTGGTTCTTTGAAGTTACTGTTGATGACATGCCTCCAGACACTGCAGCCAGGCTTGGCTGGTCTCAACCACTGG GTAACCTGCAGGCACCGCTTGGCTATGACAAATTCAGCTACTCATGGCGTAGCAAGAAAGGCACCAAGTTCCATCAGTCAATGGGGAAACATTACTCCTCAGGCTACAGTCAAGGAGACACTCTGGGCTTTTTCATAGAGCTACCTGACGCTACAGAAACGGCCCGGTCGCTTCCTGATACATACAAGGATAAG GCTCTAATTAAGTTCAAAAGCTACTTGTACTTTGAAGAAAAGGACTATGTagacaaagcagagaaaaatcTGAAGGCGGTGAGCCCCAGCAAG ATGATattctttaaaaatggaataaGTCAAGGCATTGCCTTTGAGAACCTGTTTGAAGGCCTCTACTTTCCTGCAATCTCCCTTTACAAGAGCTGCACA GTATCTGTCAATTTTGGGCCACATTTTAAGCATCCCCCGAAGGACCTAAAGTACCAGCCG ATGAGTGACATGGGCTGGGGAGCCGTCATCGAGCACACACTGGCCGACATGCTGTACCACGTGGAGACAGACGTGGACGGAAGACGAAGCCCTCCGTGGGAAGGGTAA
- the ash2l gene encoding set1/Ash2 histone methyltransferase complex subunit ASH2 isoform X4: protein MSQMASEGEAGSAAATEAEPGEGDAAFGELPTSMDTESSNGKEGVETTAEGSEAADTLTGSGDEDNGRQLGEVELQCALCMKWFTADTFGIDTATCLPFMTNYVFHCNICHHSGNTYFLRKQANLKEMCLTALANLTWRSRTHDEHPKTMFSKDKDIIPFIDKYWECMTTRQRPGKVTWPNNIVKTMSKERDVFLVKERPDPGSKDPEEEYPKFGLLDQDLGTIGPSYDTQKQTTAAPTAGGLNGGSLFSGALAPGPGKGRGAKRKQQQQQEGSAAGATKRTRSDPLFSAQRLPPHGYPLEHPFNKDGYRYILAEPDPHAPDPEKLELDCWAGKPIPGDLYRACLYERVLLALHDRAPQLKISDDRLTVTGEKGYSMVRASHGVRKGAWFFEVTVDDMPPDTAARLGWSQPLGNLQAPLGYDKFSYSWRSKKGTKFHQSMGKHYSSGYSQGDTLGFFIELPDATETARSLPDTYKDKALIKFKSYLYFEEKDYVDKAEKNLKAVSPSKMIFFKNGISQGIAFENLFEGLYFPAISLYKSCTVSVNFGPHFKHPPKDLKYQPMSDMGWGAVIEHTLADMLYHVETDVDGRRSPPWEG from the exons ATGTCACAA ATGGCGTCTGAAGGAGAGGCGGGCAGTGCAGCTGCAACCGAAGCGGAGCCCGGAGAAGG AGATGCTGCATTTGGGGAACTACCCACCAGCATGGACACCGAATCATCAAATGGCAAAGAAGGAGTG GAGACGACTGCTGAAGGCTCCGAGGCTGCTGACACTCTGACTGGATCTGGTGATGAAGACAATGGGAGACAGCTTGGAGAGGTGGAGTTGCAATGTGCTCTGTGCATGAAGTGGTTCACTGCAGACACGTTTGGCATTGACACTGC GACTTGTCTGCCCTTCATGACTAATTATGTGTTTCACTGCAACATCTGCCACCACAGTGGCAACACATACTTCCTTAGAAAACAAGCAA ACTTGAAGGAGATGTGCCTCACAGCCCTGGCAAACCTCACATGGAGGTCAAGAACTCATGATGAACACCCAAAGACGATGTTCTCTAAAGATAAG GATATCATACCATTCATCGACAAGTACTGGGAGTGTATGACAACTCGTCAGAGGCCAGGAAAGGTCACTTGGCCCAACAACATTGTAAAAACAATG AGTAAAGAGCGTGATGTTTTTCTGGTGAAAGAACGACCTGATCCTGGAAGTAAAGACCCAGAGGAGGAATACCCCAAGTTTGGCCTTTTGGATCAG GACCTGGGAACCATTGGACCCTCATatgacacacagaaacaaacaactGCTGCACCCACTGCTGGGGGACTGAATG GTGGATCTCTTTTCTCAG GTGCGTTGGCTCCTGGTCCAGGAAAGGGAAGAGGGGCCAAacgtaaacagcagcagcagcaagagggTAGTGCTGCAGGAGCCACTAAAAGAACCAGAAG TGACCCGCTGTTTTCTGCCCAGCGcttgcctcctcatggttatcCTCTAGAGCATCCCTTCAATAAAGACGGCTACCGTTACATCCTGGCGGAACCAGATCCTCATGCTCCAGACCCCGAGAAGCTGGAACTAGACTGCTGGGCTGGGAAACCCATCCCTGGGGACCTGTACAGGGCCTGCTTGTACGAGAGAGTACTGCTGGCCTTACATGACAGAG CACCTCAGCTGAAGATCTCTGACGACCGTCTGACAGTGACTGGTGAGAAGGGTTATTCCATGGTGCGGGCGTCCCACGGTGTACGGAAGGGGGCTTGGTTCTTTGAAGTTACTGTTGATGACATGCCTCCAGACACTGCAGCCAGGCTTGGCTGGTCTCAACCACTGG GTAACCTGCAGGCACCGCTTGGCTATGACAAATTCAGCTACTCATGGCGTAGCAAGAAAGGCACCAAGTTCCATCAGTCAATGGGGAAACATTACTCCTCAGGCTACAGTCAAGGAGACACTCTGGGCTTTTTCATAGAGCTACCTGACGCTACAGAAACGGCCCGGTCGCTTCCTGATACATACAAGGATAAG GCTCTAATTAAGTTCAAAAGCTACTTGTACTTTGAAGAAAAGGACTATGTagacaaagcagagaaaaatcTGAAGGCGGTGAGCCCCAGCAAG ATGATattctttaaaaatggaataaGTCAAGGCATTGCCTTTGAGAACCTGTTTGAAGGCCTCTACTTTCCTGCAATCTCCCTTTACAAGAGCTGCACA GTATCTGTCAATTTTGGGCCACATTTTAAGCATCCCCCGAAGGACCTAAAGTACCAGCCG ATGAGTGACATGGGCTGGGGAGCCGTCATCGAGCACACACTGGCCGACATGCTGTACCACGTGGAGACAGACGTGGACGGAAGACGAAGCCCTCCGTGGGAAGGGTAA
- the pnx gene encoding homeobox protein pnx isoform X2, with protein sequence MQPLAVKLPRVHRTPFSVEDILDPTKFTKRISPTGDSSGDESVAHPPAAGGSCRPQKKAPCRGKQGATKAKRRRIRTAFTLEQLQMLEHSFQRCHYLSVLERHSIASALCLSETQVKIWFQNRRTKWKKERQSQGKEVEEEQSFFTSHLSSHTHVCYPLTSSPLYCQQRTTLQLVAPYHHYVMRKSAQSDYAQMEKDALFLCGI encoded by the exons ATGCAGCCGCTTGCAGTCAAATTACCGCGCGTCCACAGAACACCGTTTTCCGTGGAGGATATTTTGGATCCCACAAAATTCACAAAGAGAATCAGCCCGACAG GAGATTCCTCCGGAGACGAATCGGTGGCGcaccctccagcagcaggtggaagcTGCAGGCCGCAGAAGAAGGCTCCATGCCGAGGGAAGCAGGGTGCCACCAAGGCCAAGAGGCGTCGGATCCGCACCGCCTTTactctggagcagctgcagatgctGGAGCACAGCTTCCAGAGGTGCCACTACCTGTCAGTGCTGGAGCGGCACAGCATCGCTTCGGCCCTGTGCCTCTCCGAGACTCAGGTgaagatctggttccagaacaggCGCACCAAGTGGAAGAAGGAGCGCCAGTCGCAGGGAAAGGAGGtcgaggaggagcagagctttTTCACATCACACTTGTCATCGCACACTCATGTCTGCTACCCTCTGACCTCCAGTCCCCTCTACTGTCAGCAGCGCACGACGCTCCAGCTGGTGGCGCCTTATCACCATTACGTAATGCGTAAAAGCGCACAGAGTGACTACGCACAAATGGAGAAAGATGCGCTGTTTTTGTGTGGAATATGA
- the pnx gene encoding homeobox protein pnx isoform X1, with translation MQPLAVKLPRVHRTPFSVEDILDPTKFTKRISPTGRTGDSSGDESVAHPPAAGGSCRPQKKAPCRGKQGATKAKRRRIRTAFTLEQLQMLEHSFQRCHYLSVLERHSIASALCLSETQVKIWFQNRRTKWKKERQSQGKEVEEEQSFFTSHLSSHTHVCYPLTSSPLYCQQRTTLQLVAPYHHYVMRKSAQSDYAQMEKDALFLCGI, from the exons ATGCAGCCGCTTGCAGTCAAATTACCGCGCGTCCACAGAACACCGTTTTCCGTGGAGGATATTTTGGATCCCACAAAATTCACAAAGAGAATCAGCCCGACAGGTAGGACAG GAGATTCCTCCGGAGACGAATCGGTGGCGcaccctccagcagcaggtggaagcTGCAGGCCGCAGAAGAAGGCTCCATGCCGAGGGAAGCAGGGTGCCACCAAGGCCAAGAGGCGTCGGATCCGCACCGCCTTTactctggagcagctgcagatgctGGAGCACAGCTTCCAGAGGTGCCACTACCTGTCAGTGCTGGAGCGGCACAGCATCGCTTCGGCCCTGTGCCTCTCCGAGACTCAGGTgaagatctggttccagaacaggCGCACCAAGTGGAAGAAGGAGCGCCAGTCGCAGGGAAAGGAGGtcgaggaggagcagagctttTTCACATCACACTTGTCATCGCACACTCATGTCTGCTACCCTCTGACCTCCAGTCCCCTCTACTGTCAGCAGCGCACGACGCTCCAGCTGGTGGCGCCTTATCACCATTACGTAATGCGTAAAAGCGCACAGAGTGACTACGCACAAATGGAGAAAGATGCGCTGTTTTTGTGTGGAATATGA